In one Mucilaginibacter ginsenosidivorax genomic region, the following are encoded:
- a CDS encoding DUF4291 domain-containing protein, whose protein sequence is MNTNLIKNNPLHIITELYQDSIQRLPKTGQHLLGHQTEDLIIVYQAYNHNIADFAVENQFLGGNHYSYSRMSWIKPNFLWMMYRCGWAEKENQERVLALWIQKTDLEKILGEAAISSFNPKYYESHAQWRAGLDQKEVRLQWDPDHDPYGNKLQRRAIQLGLKGKMLEAFGKRQIRKIEDVTNFVKLQKQLLDAGRLDELLVPFETAFKTTDAALNDRVGIEG, encoded by the coding sequence ATGAATACGAATTTAATAAAAAACAATCCACTACATATCATCACCGAATTATACCAGGATAGTATCCAAAGATTGCCCAAAACCGGCCAGCATTTGTTAGGCCACCAAACCGAAGACCTTATTATTGTTTACCAGGCCTACAATCATAATATAGCCGATTTTGCGGTAGAAAATCAATTCCTTGGCGGTAACCATTATAGCTATAGCCGTATGTCGTGGATAAAGCCCAACTTTTTATGGATGATGTACCGCTGCGGTTGGGCCGAAAAGGAAAACCAGGAAAGGGTACTTGCCCTGTGGATTCAAAAGACAGATTTAGAGAAAATCCTGGGTGAAGCAGCCATATCTTCATTTAATCCTAAATATTATGAAAGCCACGCACAATGGAGAGCCGGCCTGGATCAAAAGGAAGTGCGCCTGCAATGGGATCCTGATCATGACCCTTATGGCAATAAACTGCAACGCCGCGCCATTCAGTTAGGTTTAAAAGGAAAAATGCTGGAAGCATTTGGCAAACGGCAGATCAGGAAAATTGAAGATGTAACCAATTTCGTAAAGCTGCAGAAACAATTGTTAGATGCCGGCCGCCTGGATGAACTATTAGTGCCATTTGAAACTGCATTTAAAACTACCGATGCTGCTTTGAATGACAGGGTAGGCATAGAGGGATAG
- a CDS encoding sugar phosphate isomerase/epimerase family protein, with product MENISRKKFIAAATMATAGMALGLNAKGLTLPKDSNISDTGQFSPAKIKVSIFSKHLHWLNYADMASLAADMGFDGVDLTVRPDGHVLPEHVATDLPKAVAAVERAGLKVHTIVTNIKSPDEKYTHDILKAASALGIKYYRMAWLDYDKNISIPDNLKAINKQFKALEAINRQYNMHGAYQNHSGELFGASVWDLWLGMDGTNPDFIGCQYDVRHATTEGADTWPTSIQTLMPRIKTTNVKDFYWDKKDGKWQVKSVPLGEGMVDFPKYFRILKEQKINSPMSLHCEYELGGAQDGAKQLTISRDAFTTAVKKDLATLRGWLKEYDL from the coding sequence ATGGAAAATATCAGCCGCAAAAAGTTTATTGCTGCAGCTACAATGGCAACTGCCGGTATGGCATTAGGTTTAAACGCCAAAGGATTAACCTTACCCAAAGACTCAAATATTAGCGATACAGGTCAATTTTCCCCCGCAAAAATTAAAGTAAGCATTTTCTCCAAGCATTTGCATTGGCTCAATTACGCTGATATGGCCTCATTGGCGGCAGACATGGGCTTTGATGGGGTAGACCTGACGGTAAGGCCCGACGGGCACGTATTGCCGGAGCATGTGGCTACTGATCTGCCAAAAGCAGTTGCGGCGGTTGAACGCGCGGGTTTAAAAGTACATACCATTGTAACCAACATCAAATCGCCCGATGAAAAATACACCCATGATATTTTGAAGGCCGCATCGGCATTAGGAATTAAGTACTACAGGATGGCCTGGCTGGATTATGATAAAAACATCAGCATTCCCGATAACCTGAAGGCGATAAACAAGCAGTTTAAGGCGCTTGAGGCCATTAACAGGCAATATAATATGCATGGTGCTTATCAAAACCATTCGGGCGAATTATTTGGCGCCTCGGTTTGGGACCTTTGGCTGGGGATGGATGGCACCAATCCCGATTTTATAGGCTGCCAGTACGATGTAAGGCACGCCACAACCGAAGGAGCCGACACATGGCCAACATCTATCCAAACGCTTATGCCGCGGATTAAAACCACCAACGTAAAAGATTTTTACTGGGACAAAAAAGATGGCAAATGGCAGGTTAAAAGTGTGCCTTTGGGCGAAGGAATGGTGGATTTTCCAAAATATTTTCGTATATTAAAGGAACAGAAAATAAACAGCCCCATGAGCTTGCACTGCGAATATGAGCTCGGCGGCGCGCAGGATGGCGCCAAACAATTAACAATAAGCAGGGACGCATTTACAACTGCTGTGAAAAAAGACCTGGCCACCTTAAGAGGATGGCTAAAGGAATATGATCTGTAA
- a CDS encoding DUF2911 domain-containing protein, whose translation MNKPFQFKAAFVFAFALFLSSLAFAQEKPASPHDSTSATVAGSLIKIKYGSPYVKGRKILGELVPFDKVWRAGADSATSFTTSKAIKVQGKALPAGRYAFFVIPSASGTWTIIFDKNPKQWGAYTYKPENDQLRVTVKGKTAPKAESLTYTITPKGFNLKWDTFVVPVAIK comes from the coding sequence ATGAACAAACCTTTTCAATTTAAAGCAGCATTTGTTTTTGCATTTGCCTTATTTTTAAGCAGCCTGGCCTTTGCACAGGAAAAACCAGCCAGTCCGCACGATAGTACAAGCGCTACAGTTGCAGGCTCATTAATTAAAATCAAATACGGAAGTCCGTATGTAAAAGGCCGTAAAATATTAGGCGAATTGGTGCCGTTTGATAAAGTATGGCGTGCCGGTGCCGATTCGGCAACCAGTTTTACAACCAGCAAAGCAATAAAGGTTCAAGGTAAAGCTCTTCCGGCCGGCAGGTATGCCTTTTTTGTAATTCCATCTGCAAGCGGTACATGGACTATCATTTTTGATAAAAACCCTAAACAATGGGGAGCTTACACTTATAAGCCAGAAAACGACCAGCTGCGGGTAACAGTTAAAGGCAAAACCGCGCCCAAAGCCGAAAGCCTTACCTATACCATTACACCAAAAGGTTTCAACCTGAAATGGGATACCTTTGTTGTACCGGTGGCCATTAAATAA
- a CDS encoding UBP-type zinc finger domain-containing protein has protein sequence MQNDDEICQHLAAITDIKQPKDYLCEECIKTHSSWMHLRTCQTCGVTLCCDSSPNTHMTKHFEATGHPVVISAEPGERWLWCYVDDAVKGY, from the coding sequence ATGCAAAACGACGACGAAATATGCCAGCACCTGGCGGCAATTACCGATATTAAACAACCCAAGGATTACCTGTGCGAAGAGTGCATTAAAACACATTCATCATGGATGCACCTGCGCACCTGCCAAACCTGCGGCGTAACACTATGCTGCGATAGTTCGCCCAATACCCACATGACCAAACATTTTGAAGCCACCGGCCACCCGGTAGTAATATCGGCCGAGCCTGGCGAAAGATGGCTATGGTGCTATGTGGATGACGCAGTGAAGGGGTATTAG
- a CDS encoding carboxypeptidase regulatory-like domain-containing protein has protein sequence MKKIVPALFCALCFCAPAFSQDAKAPLSLDGIVSRLQTLSTTKAIEKVYLHFDRTTYSAGDTAFFKAYLTLGEQHQLSKLSGVLHADLVNPNDSLVKYITLQVNNGLAWGDFPLPNSLPKGIYHIKAYTKWMLNSADPNVFDQPIIITSPVLPTRVLSAQQTKIANKYDIQFFPEGGTFVNDIPAKLAFKAIDHNGMGASVKGVVVDNLNAEITKFETRHLGMGIINITPVEGRTYKAKLTYADGTNATVDLPKADEKGMALLVNNTNPDKLLIEINANRAYYLANKNKEIGIAIYSGGGAVRSVKTTLDGQVLDLNLGKKDFQTGIVRVTLFSQTGEPMNERLSFIQNDDLMNLQTAVNKSSYTTREKVHLTLNAKKDDKPVVGYFSASVIDATKIPVDESAETTILTHLLLTSDLKGFVEQPNYYFNRVTNDTRADLDVLMLTQGYRRFEWKQLLGNDETTALAYPVERGLDISGTVKANSGTPVANGNVTLLAKNGGSMLTQVTDANGRFNFPNLAYSDNTPFVIQAKTADGKNNIQIIMDQPKELTLTLDNNKLAGGNNMEKSDGKTAPASVYMADASGKLLKEVIVKDKYLESHTNTITDFADQSGLGRSLEGRLPGVSLTNGVPYLRERVGISEAGPMLVIIDGVQGGSITDLNVSDVESVKMLKNVDAAIYGFQGSNGVLVITTKKNKGQAVNKKLSPGLITYAPKGFYKARTFYSPAYGGSVKQANKADDRVTIYWNPDVVTDKDGSASFDFYNADGKGNYRVIIEGIDDNGNVGRSVYTYKVE, from the coding sequence ATGAAAAAGATAGTACCTGCACTTTTTTGCGCCTTATGTTTTTGTGCACCCGCGTTTTCGCAGGATGCCAAAGCGCCGCTTTCGTTAGACGGAATAGTATCACGCCTGCAAACCTTATCAACCACAAAAGCCATCGAAAAAGTTTATCTGCACTTTGACAGAACAACATACAGTGCCGGCGATACCGCCTTTTTTAAGGCCTACCTTACACTTGGCGAGCAACACCAGCTATCAAAGTTGAGTGGTGTATTGCACGCCGACCTGGTGAACCCCAACGATTCGTTGGTAAAATATATCACCCTACAGGTTAACAACGGCCTGGCCTGGGGCGATTTTCCTTTGCCAAACAGCCTGCCAAAAGGTATTTATCATATTAAGGCTTATACCAAATGGATGCTTAATAGCGCCGACCCTAATGTTTTTGACCAGCCTATTATAATTACCAGCCCGGTATTGCCAACGCGCGTACTATCAGCTCAGCAAACTAAAATTGCCAATAAATACGATATTCAATTTTTTCCGGAGGGCGGCACCTTTGTAAATGATATTCCGGCTAAACTGGCTTTTAAGGCTATTGATCATAATGGCATGGGGGCCAGTGTTAAGGGCGTGGTTGTAGATAACCTGAATGCCGAAATAACCAAATTTGAAACCCGACACCTGGGGATGGGTATTATTAACATAACCCCCGTTGAAGGCAGAACCTATAAAGCCAAACTTACCTATGCCGATGGAACCAACGCCACGGTTGATTTGCCAAAGGCCGACGAAAAGGGAATGGCACTGCTTGTAAATAATACCAACCCCGATAAGCTATTAATTGAAATTAATGCCAACCGGGCCTATTACCTGGCCAATAAAAACAAAGAAATTGGCATCGCTATTTATTCGGGTGGCGGGGCTGTGCGGTCGGTAAAAACAACTCTAGATGGACAGGTACTTGATCTTAACCTGGGTAAAAAAGACTTTCAGACGGGCATCGTACGGGTAACACTGTTTTCGCAAACCGGCGAGCCGATGAACGAGCGGCTTTCATTTATTCAGAACGATGACCTCATGAATTTGCAAACGGCGGTAAATAAATCATCATATACAACCCGGGAAAAGGTACATCTTACGCTTAATGCCAAAAAGGACGATAAACCGGTTGTTGGTTATTTTTCTGCATCGGTAATTGATGCTACGAAAATACCTGTGGATGAAAGTGCCGAAACTACTATTTTAACCCACCTGCTGCTCACATCTGATTTGAAAGGTTTTGTTGAGCAGCCCAATTATTATTTTAACCGTGTTACTAATGATACCCGCGCCGATTTGGATGTGCTGATGCTTACCCAGGGTTATCGGCGGTTTGAGTGGAAACAATTGCTTGGCAACGATGAGACTACGGCGTTGGCGTATCCTGTTGAAAGAGGACTGGATATATCAGGCACGGTTAAGGCTAATAGCGGCACGCCGGTTGCCAATGGCAATGTAACATTGCTTGCAAAAAATGGAGGCAGTATGTTAACGCAGGTTACCGATGCCAATGGCAGGTTCAACTTCCCAAACCTGGCTTACTCAGATAACACCCCCTTTGTAATCCAGGCGAAAACCGCTGATGGAAAAAATAACATACAGATAATTATGGATCAACCTAAGGAATTGACGCTGACGCTTGATAATAACAAATTGGCGGGTGGCAACAATATGGAAAAAAGTGATGGCAAAACCGCCCCGGCATCTGTTTACATGGCCGATGCAAGCGGTAAACTATTAAAGGAGGTAATTGTAAAAGACAAATACTTAGAGTCGCATACCAATACCATTACCGATTTTGCCGATCAATCCGGATTGGGACGTAGCCTGGAGGGGCGCCTGCCGGGAGTTTCATTAACCAACGGCGTGCCTTATTTGCGCGAAAGGGTAGGGATTTCAGAAGCAGGCCCCATGCTGGTAATTATAGATGGCGTGCAGGGCGGATCCATTACCGATTTAAATGTATCGGATGTGGAGAGTGTTAAAATGTTAAAAAATGTTGATGCCGCCATTTACGGCTTCCAGGGATCAAATGGCGTTTTAGTAATCACAACAAAAAAGAATAAGGGCCAGGCTGTAAATAAAAAACTATCGCCCGGGCTTATTACTTATGCGCCCAAAGGTTTTTACAAAGCCCGTACGTTTTACTCGCCTGCTTATGGTGGGTCGGTTAAGCAGGCCAATAAAGCAGATGATCGTGTCACCATTTATTGGAACCCCGACGTTGTTACTGATAAAGATGGGAGCGCATCATTTGATTTTTACAATGCCGATGGCAAAGGCAATTATCGCGTAATTATTGAAGGTATAGATGATAACGGCAATGTGGGCCGCAGCGTTTATACTTATAAAGTTGAATAA
- a CDS encoding DoxX family protein produces MNVVHKIEHWGDTHHPKFLDLVRIALGVFLLLKGVAFMENTAYLRDLIESQDVVDLSPGVLMVLVYYVTFAHMIGGILITLGIFTRLASIFQIPIVLGAVFLTGIFKEPINTLEWPSVTALILLVMFTILGSGPISLDRYLEG; encoded by the coding sequence ATGAACGTAGTTCATAAAATTGAACATTGGGGCGATACACATCACCCTAAATTCCTTGATCTTGTACGTATTGCGCTCGGCGTATTTTTATTGCTAAAAGGAGTAGCCTTTATGGAAAACACTGCCTATCTGCGCGATCTGATCGAAAGCCAGGATGTTGTTGATCTTTCGCCCGGCGTATTAATGGTTTTGGTTTATTACGTAACTTTCGCCCATATGATTGGCGGCATCCTGATAACACTTGGGATATTTACCCGGCTTGCATCCATTTTTCAGATCCCTATTGTATTGGGTGCAGTGTTTTTAACAGGCATTTTCAAGGAACCCATAAATACATTGGAATGGCCGTCTGTAACCGCATTAATCCTCCTGGTAATGTTCACCATTTTAGGTTCCGGCCCAATTTCGTTGGATAGGTACCTGGAAGGATAA
- a CDS encoding penicillin acylase family protein: protein MKLNLIFILLFSSLFVSAQKINPQEIKRAGDLAKRVTIIRDNYGVPHIYGETDASVVFGLMYAQCEDNFKGIERNYLYQFGKQTEVDGENSLATDIQLQLIADSADAINDYKTSAPAFRKLLDAFADGINYYLYKHPEVKPKVFKHFEPWYALMFTDGSVAATETGGIKLDETKEFYINGGDKLGYVPNSRARAYEFVNERETGSNGFAISPSRSASGHALLYINPHVPFYFRSEVELVSEEGLHAYGAVTWGQFFIYQGFNKHCGWMHTSSYADVADLYAEKMAKKDGRWFYEYNGTLKPVTERKLVINIKKGDKLEQKTITGYYTHHGPVVGSRDGKWLALKANNRSYNALVESWQITKANNLAEYKKAMDLVSNATNATVYADDKGNTIFWYGNYIPKRDPKYDWSLPVDGSTTATEWQGVHRLSEIVTTTNPATGWIQNCNSTPYTDAGASSPDKSKYPAYMAPDGENYRAITAINILKNAEGLTLDGLIAKGYDHYLAAFDDLLPALFKAYDEAPDSVKYSISDVMKILKQWDRRTAANSVASSLAIEWGTAMLKLLPPPKTDQESTFITRRIKTLADKTPGNQQLELLSAVMKNLQSRFGTWQVQWGDMNRYQRPADGITFDDKLPSIPVGLTGSGFGQLPSFQSRTVNTLKRYGYSGNSFVAAVEFGPRIKAKSIMTGGQSFDATSKNFTDQAQGIIEGKFKDVLFYREDVLKHVSKSYHPGS, encoded by the coding sequence ATGAAATTGAATTTAATTTTTATTTTATTATTTTCTTCGCTGTTTGTATCTGCTCAAAAAATTAACCCACAAGAAATTAAACGTGCGGGAGATTTAGCTAAAAGGGTAACTATCATCCGCGATAATTACGGCGTGCCACATATTTACGGAGAAACCGATGCCAGCGTAGTTTTTGGCTTGATGTACGCGCAGTGCGAAGATAATTTTAAAGGAATTGAACGTAATTACCTTTACCAGTTTGGTAAACAAACCGAAGTGGATGGCGAAAATAGCCTGGCTACGGATATCCAGTTACAATTAATTGCCGATAGTGCAGATGCTATAAACGATTATAAAACAAGCGCCCCTGCTTTCAGGAAACTATTGGATGCTTTTGCCGATGGTATAAATTATTACCTATACAAACATCCCGAAGTAAAACCCAAAGTATTTAAGCATTTTGAGCCCTGGTATGCGCTGATGTTTACCGACGGAAGCGTAGCCGCCACCGAAACAGGGGGCATTAAGCTGGATGAAACAAAAGAGTTTTATATAAATGGCGGCGATAAACTGGGTTATGTTCCAAATAGCCGGGCCAGAGCTTATGAATTTGTGAATGAACGTGAAACGGGGTCGAATGGGTTTGCTATTTCTCCATCGCGGTCGGCTTCCGGTCATGCTTTATTATATATCAACCCACATGTGCCTTTTTATTTCCGCAGCGAGGTTGAGCTGGTGAGCGAAGAAGGTTTGCACGCCTACGGTGCCGTAACCTGGGGACAATTTTTTATATACCAGGGTTTTAACAAACACTGCGGGTGGATGCACACCAGTAGCTATGCCGATGTAGCCGACTTGTATGCCGAAAAAATGGCAAAAAAAGACGGTAGGTGGTTTTACGAATACAACGGCACCCTTAAACCCGTTACCGAACGTAAATTGGTTATCAATATAAAAAAAGGCGATAAGCTTGAACAAAAAACAATAACCGGCTACTATACCCATCATGGCCCCGTAGTGGGGAGTCGCGATGGCAAATGGCTGGCGCTAAAGGCCAACAATCGCTCATATAATGCCCTGGTAGAATCATGGCAGATAACTAAGGCCAATAACCTGGCCGAATACAAAAAAGCCATGGACCTGGTATCTAACGCCACCAACGCTACTGTTTATGCCGATGACAAGGGCAATACCATTTTTTGGTATGGCAATTATATCCCCAAACGCGACCCCAAATATGACTGGAGTTTACCCGTTGACGGCAGCACAACGGCTACCGAATGGCAAGGTGTACACCGTTTAAGCGAAATTGTAACCACCACAAACCCTGCTACCGGCTGGATTCAAAATTGCAATTCTACGCCTTATACTGATGCGGGTGCAAGCAGTCCGGATAAAAGTAAGTACCCGGCTTATATGGCACCCGATGGCGAAAATTACCGCGCCATTACTGCTATTAACATATTAAAGAACGCTGAGGGCCTTACACTGGATGGCCTGATAGCAAAAGGGTATGACCACTACCTGGCTGCTTTTGACGATTTACTGCCTGCGCTATTTAAAGCATATGATGAAGCTCCTGACTCAGTAAAGTATTCAATATCAGATGTTATGAAAATATTGAAGCAGTGGGACAGGCGTACGGCCGCCAATTCGGTAGCAAGCTCATTGGCTATTGAATGGGGTACGGCTATGCTTAAATTACTCCCTCCGCCTAAAACCGACCAGGAAAGCACTTTCATTACCCGGCGTATTAAAACTCTTGCTGATAAAACCCCGGGCAACCAGCAACTTGAGCTTTTAAGCGCCGTTATGAAAAACCTGCAAAGCCGTTTTGGTACCTGGCAGGTGCAATGGGGCGATATGAACCGCTACCAGCGACCAGCCGATGGCATAACCTTTGATGATAAGCTGCCGAGTATCCCGGTGGGCTTAACGGGCTCTGGGTTTGGGCAATTGCCGTCGTTCCAGAGCCGTACGGTAAATACTTTGAAAAGGTATGGCTACTCGGGCAATAGTTTTGTTGCCGCGGTTGAATTTGGCCCCAGGATAAAGGCTAAAAGTATCATGACCGGCGGGCAGTCATTTGATGCCACATCAAAAAACTTTACCGACCAGGCGCAGGGTATTATTGAAGGTAAGTTTAAGGATGTTTTATTTTACCGCGAAGATGTGCTGAAACATGTAAGTAAAAGCTATCATCCGGGCAGTTAA
- a CDS encoding DUF3810 domain-containing protein, with product MRSYFNKNPFLKRITAILLLALAIFLLMLLAGYPALVERYYSQGFYKLICWVFHPVFNLFPFSVGDLLYTAIILAIVLAIIRMVKLLVKKQFKKIGLQLLGWIISIQVAVVAFYLFWGMNYFRPSAAVRLNLRDTTFTTADLKAVTKLLIDSANACRARVTAADLAQSNSTIYQTAVNAVKALSVDSANFRAFQPAIKPSMITFLLNYIGTSGYYNPFTSEAQINYAMPVFNRPFVACHEMSHQIGYGAEDEADFAGFIIAIKSKDRLLRYSGYHLAVDEFMHTLRRRDTLAHKELKAMVSKQVHQDFVTERAYWMAYENQLSWISSIFYDNFLKANNQPRGLATYNRMVLLVMAKYNVH from the coding sequence ATGCGTAGCTATTTCAACAAAAATCCATTCCTTAAAAGAATAACAGCCATATTGCTTTTAGCTTTGGCCATTTTTTTGTTGATGCTGCTGGCCGGTTATCCTGCATTGGTGGAGCGTTATTATTCTCAGGGGTTTTATAAGCTCATTTGCTGGGTTTTTCATCCGGTTTTTAACTTATTTCCCTTTAGCGTAGGCGATTTGCTTTATACCGCAATTATTTTGGCAATAGTTTTAGCTATCATCAGAATGGTGAAGCTGCTGGTTAAAAAGCAGTTTAAAAAAATTGGATTGCAATTGCTGGGTTGGATAATAAGCATCCAGGTAGCGGTTGTAGCTTTTTATTTGTTTTGGGGGATGAATTATTTCAGGCCATCAGCCGCTGTACGCCTTAATTTAAGGGATACTACATTTACTACTGCCGATTTAAAAGCCGTAACCAAATTACTGATAGATAGCGCTAATGCCTGCCGCGCCAGGGTAACCGCTGCCGACCTGGCCCAAAGCAACAGCACAATTTATCAAACAGCTGTAAACGCGGTAAAAGCGCTCTCGGTCGACTCAGCCAATTTCCGTGCTTTTCAGCCTGCAATAAAGCCATCTATGATCACTTTCCTGCTGAATTATATAGGTACGTCTGGCTATTATAATCCATTTACCTCCGAAGCGCAGATTAACTATGCCATGCCGGTATTTAACAGGCCATTTGTGGCTTGTCATGAAATGTCGCACCAGATAGGGTATGGGGCCGAGGATGAGGCTGATTTTGCCGGCTTTATCATCGCTATAAAATCAAAAGACCGCTTGCTGCGTTACTCGGGCTATCACCTGGCGGTTGACGAGTTTATGCATACCCTGCGCCGGCGCGATACCCTGGCCCATAAGGAATTAAAAGCAATGGTATCAAAACAGGTGCACCAGGATTTTGTAACCGAACGTGCATACTGGATGGCCTATGAAAACCAGCTTAGCTGGATAAGCAGTATTTTTTACGATAATTTCCTGAAAGCAAACAACCAACCCCGCGGTTTGGCAACTTACAACCGCATGGTGTTACTGGTAATGGCCAAGTATAATGTTCATTAG
- a CDS encoding DUF47 domain-containing protein: MSIFPNSNQVFYDLFNRAVDNATQMATLLNTAVNSTDTYEQKFQFTHIDKLKTKSYEITHQVFTESGRTLISPFQRKDMCELAAAIDDVADSIAMASRRINLYDVPKITPPIINLANLILQTTQALESAVKAMNNLGNSAHIFEICNSIKQLEYQADTVYNEAFADLLANETDAIQLIKYTDVFMAMETATDSCEDATLIIESILIKNG, encoded by the coding sequence ATGTCGATATTCCCCAACTCAAACCAGGTTTTTTATGATTTATTTAACCGGGCGGTTGACAATGCCACTCAAATGGCAACCCTGCTTAATACCGCGGTGAACTCCACTGATACCTACGAGCAAAAATTTCAGTTTACACACATTGATAAGCTAAAAACAAAAAGTTACGAAATTACACACCAGGTGTTTACCGAATCGGGACGTACGCTTATATCTCCCTTTCAGCGTAAAGATATGTGCGAACTTGCGGCAGCCATTGATGACGTGGCAGATAGCATAGCTATGGCATCGCGTAGGATAAACCTGTATGATGTACCTAAAATAACCCCTCCTATTATCAATCTTGCTAATCTTATCCTGCAAACTACACAAGCGCTTGAAAGTGCCGTTAAGGCCATGAATAACCTGGGTAATTCGGCACATATTTTCGAAATTTGTAACAGCATCAAACAACTGGAATACCAGGCCGATACTGTTTACAATGAAGCATTTGCCGATTTACTGGCCAACGAAACCGATGCCATACAACTTATAAAATACACAGATGTTTTTATGGCGATGGAAACGGCAACTGATAGCTGCGAAGATGCCACTCTGATTATTGAAAGCATTTTGATAAAGAACGGATAG